In Atribacterota bacterium, the following proteins share a genomic window:
- a CDS encoding TIM barrel protein produces the protein MIERSKFGLNRIICPTLDIKDFFQLANDLGLGYVELRSDLPANANKIIDNYSAQEIRHLSRRYNIQICSINAIQQFNYLVEIDRARKELKNLLMLALEINCRVIIMCPFNKADVSQMTRSPEAYYKKTVLALKELLPLFQQNGLMGYIEPLGFATSSLASLILAMKAIKETEYEGYKIVYDTFHHFLGPDDLNSLSKEYDIKCTGLIHVSAVTAELSPEQYRDEHRNMDFKRDILKNKKQIDFFVQRGYDGIISFEPFAEEVQKLEVKELRELINQAIEYLS, from the coding sequence ATGATTGAACGTAGTAAGTTTGGATTAAATAGGATTATCTGTCCAACTCTGGATATCAAAGACTTTTTTCAGCTGGCTAATGATTTAGGATTAGGATATGTTGAATTACGAAGTGATTTACCTGCTAATGCTAATAAGATAATTGATAATTACTCTGCTCAGGAAATCAGGCATCTATCCAGACGTTATAATATTCAAATCTGTTCCATTAATGCCATACAGCAGTTTAATTACTTAGTAGAGATAGATAGAGCAAGGAAAGAGTTAAAAAATCTGCTGATGTTAGCCCTGGAGATTAATTGTCGGGTTATCATTATGTGTCCATTTAACAAAGCTGATGTTTCCCAGATGACTCGAAGTCCGGAAGCATACTATAAAAAGACAGTACTGGCATTAAAAGAATTACTTCCTTTATTCCAGCAAAATGGCCTTATGGGGTATATTGAGCCCCTCGGTTTTGCAACCAGTTCTTTGGCTTCCCTTATTTTGGCCATGAAAGCGATTAAGGAAACAGAATATGAAGGATATAAAATTGTATATGATACCTTTCATCATTTTCTTGGACCTGATGATTTAAACTCCCTCAGTAAGGAGTATGATATAAAATGTACCGGATTGATACACGTCTCAGCAGTCACTGCAGAGCTTTCTCCTGAACAGTACAGGGACGAACACCGTAATATGGATTTTAAAAGGGATATACTAAAGAATAAAAAACAGATAGATTTCTTTGTCCAACGAGGATATGATGGTATTATCTCTTTTGAGCCTTTTGCTGAAGAAGTGCAAAAATTAGAGGTAAAAGAGCTAAGAGAGTTAATTAACCAGGCCATTGAATATTTAAGTTAA
- a CDS encoding cation diffusion facilitator family transporter: MHEHIHRPNKNNKSNKRIVFTIILNFMICLAELIGGLLSGSLALLADALHNFSDGMAILISYLARKIGMRSPDSKMTFGYKRAEILAALLNSSVIIVISFSLFREAYFRFKNPQDITISLMLTVGVFGFFADLVSVYLLHPETHHNLNMRSAYLHLLGDTLSSVGVVVAGIIIYFYHFYFIDSLLTVIIGLFILIQGYQVLKQSTFILMERVPVQIDIEEIKKKIESIPQVNSLHHTHVWQIDEQKYLFESHITLKQDMKVSEADQIRKKVEEILASDFHISHPHLQLEFSYCNNQKCE, translated from the coding sequence ATGCATGAACATATTCACCGGCCAAATAAGAATAATAAAAGTAATAAGAGAATAGTATTTACTATTATTCTTAATTTTATGATCTGTCTGGCAGAATTAATTGGCGGACTATTATCAGGAAGCCTTGCTTTGCTTGCTGATGCATTGCATAATTTTAGTGATGGTATGGCTATACTAATCAGCTATCTGGCTAGAAAAATAGGGATGCGTTCTCCGGATTCAAAGATGACTTTTGGTTATAAACGTGCAGAAATCTTAGCTGCCTTGCTAAATTCTTCGGTAATAATTGTTATTTCTTTTTCCCTATTCAGGGAGGCTTATTTTCGTTTTAAGAATCCTCAAGACATTACCATATCCTTAATGCTCACAGTCGGTGTTTTTGGTTTTTTTGCTGATTTAGTCAGTGTCTATTTACTTCATCCAGAAACTCACCACAACCTGAATATGCGTTCAGCTTATCTCCACTTGTTAGGTGATACGCTTTCCTCGGTTGGCGTGGTCGTGGCTGGTATTATTATTTACTTTTACCATTTTTATTTCATCGATTCACTTTTAACAGTTATTATTGGTTTATTTATACTTATTCAGGGGTATCAGGTTTTAAAGCAAAGTACCTTTATCTTAATGGAACGAGTTCCTGTACAAATTGATATCGAGGAGATTAAAAAGAAGATTGAATCAATTCCTCAGGTTAACAGTCTTCATCATACGCATGTCTGGCAGATTGATGAACAAAAATACCTTTTTGAAAGTCACATTACTCTAAAACAGGATATGAAAGTAAGTGAAGCAGACCAGATTAGAAAAAAGGTGGAAGAAATCCTGGCCAGTGATTTTCATATTTCTCATCCTCATCTCCAGTTAGAATTTAGTTATTGTAATAATCAGAAATGCGAATAA
- a CDS encoding phosphate acyltransferase, with the protein MINSFKQLYREITVMGRQRVVIAGGEDLEALKAVKASYDQGFGEAVLVGREEEIDHSLQELGYRDRSFIQEIVSIEKEQDKALAAVEEVKKGGILLKGRIKTATLLKAVLNKESGLRTENHVSNVFIFEDQRETKSRLVLLSDGGVNIKPDLRTMVSIINNAVTVAQKLGMDKPKVALLAAIEDVNPDMEETLQAGILAKMNQRGQIPGCIIDGPLALDNAISEYAAQKKKIESPVAGKADILIVPNIVCGNILGKSIIYYTEFPQGNLVVGARVPIMIPSRADKSESKLNSIALSILCSR; encoded by the coding sequence ATGATCAACAGTTTTAAGCAGCTGTATCGGGAAATAACCGTCATGGGCAGACAGCGGGTTGTGATTGCCGGGGGAGAAGATCTGGAAGCCCTGAAGGCAGTGAAAGCCAGTTATGATCAAGGATTTGGTGAGGCTGTCTTGGTAGGTAGAGAAGAAGAAATCGACCATTCATTGCAGGAGCTGGGATATCGGGATCGTTCTTTTATTCAGGAAATTGTTTCCATTGAAAAGGAGCAAGATAAAGCCCTGGCAGCGGTGGAAGAAGTAAAAAAAGGAGGAATTCTATTAAAGGGAAGAATAAAAACAGCTACCCTTCTAAAGGCTGTACTGAACAAAGAATCAGGATTAAGAACTGAAAATCATGTCAGTAATGTCTTTATTTTTGAAGACCAAAGGGAAACCAAAAGCCGTCTGGTTTTATTAAGTGATGGAGGTGTGAATATTAAACCGGATTTACGGACTATGGTTTCTATTATTAATAATGCAGTCACTGTAGCTCAAAAATTGGGCATGGATAAACCTAAAGTGGCATTACTGGCAGCCATCGAAGATGTGAATCCGGATATGGAAGAGACTTTACAAGCCGGTATTCTGGCCAAGATGAACCAGAGAGGTCAGATACCCGGCTGTATTATTGACGGTCCGTTAGCTCTGGATAATGCCATTTCGGAATATGCAGCTCAAAAGAAAAAAATTGAATCTCCCGTTGCCGGGAAGGCAGATATTCTGATTGTTCCTAATATTGTCTGTGGTAACATTTTAGGAAAAAGTATCATCTATTATACTGAATTTCCTCAGGGAAACCTGGTTGTCGGTGCCAGGGTACCGATTATGATACCTTCCCGGGCAGATAAAAGCGAGTCTAAATTAAATTCCATAGCCCTGTCCATATTATGTAGCAGATAA
- a CDS encoding pyridoxal phosphate-dependent aminotransferase: protein MELNKNLKKIKPSGIRKLFDLAQNRKDIISFGIGEPDFITPDHVRKAAKQAIDDGYTHYTPNAGFSDLREALAQKLRAVNQIPVKTEEIVVTAGGTQALFSAFYALLNSGEELIVPDPGFLVYGSQVALVGGNPVYLPIREANNFQIDPDELKSLITSKTKAILINSPSNPTGMVIKEDIMKEIAKIALKYNLFVISDELYEDILFDGRKHISIASFPDMKERTISIFGFSKSYAMTGWRLAYLVCPEFLINEIIKIQQNTAVCPNSVTQRAVLYGLQHQEETQLNIENMRKAYQERRDVLMAGFTEIRGFRCLAPEGAFYAFPNITEIGKSSEELSMYLLEKCGVVTVPGNAFGQYGEGYLRFSFATSLEMIKQGVEKIRQGIEKM, encoded by the coding sequence ATGGAATTAAATAAAAATCTAAAAAAGATTAAACCTTCCGGGATTCGAAAGTTATTTGATTTAGCCCAAAACAGAAAAGATATAATCAGCTTTGGTATCGGTGAGCCAGATTTTATTACACCTGACCATGTTCGCAAGGCTGCCAAGCAAGCCATTGATGACGGTTATACCCATTATACTCCCAATGCGGGTTTTTCTGATTTGCGGGAAGCCCTGGCACAAAAACTAAGAGCAGTAAATCAAATTCCAGTTAAGACAGAAGAAATAGTAGTGACAGCGGGAGGTACTCAAGCTTTATTTTCCGCATTCTATGCCCTGCTCAATTCCGGAGAGGAATTAATTGTTCCTGATCCCGGATTTCTTGTTTATGGATCCCAGGTTGCTTTAGTAGGAGGTAATCCGGTATACCTTCCTATTCGGGAGGCAAACAATTTTCAGATTGATCCCGATGAATTGAAAAGTTTGATTACCTCAAAGACAAAAGCTATCCTCATAAATTCTCCCAGTAATCCTACCGGTATGGTAATCAAAGAAGATATAATGAAGGAAATTGCTAAAATAGCGCTAAAGTATAATTTATTTGTAATCAGTGATGAACTTTATGAAGATATATTGTTTGATGGTAGAAAACATATCAGCATTGCTTCTTTTCCAGATATGAAAGAGCGAACCATATCTATTTTTGGCTTTTCTAAAAGTTATGCCATGACTGGTTGGCGCCTTGCTTATCTTGTCTGTCCGGAATTTTTAATTAATGAGATAATTAAGATACAGCAGAATACAGCAGTTTGTCCCAATTCAGTTACTCAGAGAGCAGTTTTATATGGATTACAACATCAGGAAGAGACTCAACTTAATATAGAAAATATGCGCAAAGCTTATCAAGAGCGACGAGATGTTCTCATGGCTGGATTCACTGAAATTAGAGGCTTTCGGTGTCTTGCTCCTGAAGGCGCTTTCTACGCTTTTCCCAATATTACTGAAATAGGAAAAAGTTCGGAAGAGTTATCCATGTATTTGCTGGAAAAATGCGGAGTGGTAACAGTACCGGGAAATGCCTTTGGTCAATATGGAGAAGGTTACCTACGTTTTTCCTTTGCCACCTCACTGGAGATGATCAAACAAGGTGTGGAGAAAATCAGGCAAGGCATTGAAAAAATGTAA
- a CDS encoding indolepyruvate oxidoreductase subunit beta: MSYKECYQIYMIGVGGQGTIKTATIIGEAAIAQGLNVVMSEVHGMAQRGGTVVTELKIGNALSPLIEKYSADLLLAFEPSELLRATRVIKKDTHIIANCSTIVPFTVSLGISEYPDINQILARLSKKVNNVYLIDAGKIAQQAGHIITANIVILGAALATPQFPVKKEAIFESIRQNLPTRSIDMNIKALEMGYQEFSTFSNK; the protein is encoded by the coding sequence ATGAGCTATAAAGAATGTTATCAAATTTATATGATTGGCGTAGGTGGACAAGGTACCATCAAGACTGCCACTATCATTGGAGAGGCAGCAATAGCCCAGGGATTAAATGTAGTGATGAGTGAAGTCCATGGAATGGCTCAGCGTGGTGGAACTGTTGTTACCGAATTAAAAATAGGAAATGCCCTCAGTCCCCTAATTGAAAAGTATTCAGCTGATCTATTATTAGCCTTTGAACCCTCTGAATTATTAAGAGCTACAAGAGTAATTAAAAAAGACACTCATATTATTGCCAATTGTTCAACCATTGTGCCCTTTACTGTTTCTCTGGGTATCTCTGAGTATCCGGATATAAATCAAATTCTGGCAAGGCTGAGTAAAAAAGTAAATAATGTATATCTAATTGATGCTGGGAAAATAGCACAACAAGCCGGGCATATTATTACCGCAAATATAGTAATTTTAGGAGCAGCACTTGCTACTCCCCAATTTCCGGTCAAAAAAGAGGCTATATTTGAGTCTATAAGGCAAAATTTACCAACTCGCAGTATAGATATGAATATCAAAGCCTTAGAAATGGGTTACCAAGAATTTTCTACTTTTTCTAATAAATAA
- the iorA gene encoding indolepyruvate ferredoxin oxidoreductase subunit alpha, which yields MKINNIYEGKQGEKLFLLGNEAAVRGALEAGISFASTYPGTPSSEIGNILTKIARKAGLYFEFSVNEKVALEVSAAAAASGLRSFVFMKHVGLNVAADALMSTAYTGVRGGMIILSADDPSMHSSQNEQDNRIMAQLAGIPVLEPSNPQEMKDFMIYGITISEQYKIPVMIRTTTRVSHMRGVVQLGPIKPGKKEGFFSKEEARFNIAPAFARKLRQELVEKLQKLEITGNTSPINRVVKKSYNRKVGIITSGVSFNYALDIINELSLPVNILKLGLSYPFPREFVQKFISNLESIIIVEEVEPFLEKEILSLLGQEGWQKRVYGKLDGTLPRIYEYNPDIICQALTQVLNIERLAEKPGIEFKDIEPPLRPPVLCPGCPHRSTIYAIKKAVQNLKIKKENIIYSNDIGCYTLAMQPPYYMADYCICMGSSIGVASGLSKATKQKIVSLIGDSTFFHAGIPPLINAVHQKANIMVVILDNQITAMTGGQPNPSIPIDGWGEEVPAISIEALTRATGAGYVRIINPENLNKAVEVFKEGLQHEGVSVIISRSPCIMLKKAETEKLTYQVNQEKCTRCQICLKQFTCPALFKKEDGSIHINYLLCTQCGYCIQVCPQKAIEVKK from the coding sequence TTGAAAATTAATAATATTTATGAAGGAAAACAAGGAGAAAAGTTATTTCTATTAGGAAATGAAGCAGCCGTAAGGGGAGCGCTGGAAGCCGGGATTTCCTTTGCCTCAACTTATCCTGGTACACCTTCTTCCGAGATTGGCAATATACTGACCAAAATTGCCCGAAAAGCAGGATTATATTTTGAGTTTTCTGTAAATGAAAAGGTAGCTCTGGAAGTATCTGCCGCCGCCGCAGCCTCCGGTTTACGCTCCTTTGTTTTTATGAAGCATGTTGGTCTAAATGTTGCTGCAGATGCTTTAATGAGCACTGCTTATACCGGTGTTCGGGGAGGTATGATTATTCTTTCCGCTGATGATCCCTCCATGCATTCTTCTCAAAATGAACAGGATAACCGGATTATGGCTCAACTTGCGGGGATTCCGGTTTTAGAACCTTCTAATCCTCAGGAAATGAAGGATTTTATGATATATGGTATTACTATTTCAGAGCAATATAAAATACCGGTGATGATTCGTACTACCACTCGCGTTTCTCATATGCGAGGAGTAGTTCAGTTGGGACCGATTAAACCTGGGAAGAAGGAAGGATTTTTTAGCAAAGAAGAAGCAAGATTTAATATTGCCCCCGCTTTTGCCCGTAAACTGAGACAGGAGTTGGTGGAAAAACTGCAAAAATTAGAAATAACGGGCAATACCTCACCGATTAATAGAGTAGTAAAAAAGAGTTATAACAGGAAAGTAGGAATAATTACCTCCGGTGTTTCCTTTAACTATGCACTGGATATTATCAATGAATTGTCTTTACCGGTAAATATTCTTAAGCTGGGTTTAAGTTATCCTTTTCCCAGAGAATTCGTTCAGAAATTTATAAGTAATTTAGAAAGCATAATTATTGTAGAGGAAGTAGAGCCATTTCTAGAAAAAGAGATACTCTCCTTATTAGGCCAGGAAGGATGGCAAAAAAGAGTTTATGGTAAACTGGATGGGACACTGCCTCGCATCTATGAATATAATCCCGATATTATTTGTCAAGCCCTCACTCAGGTGTTAAATATAGAAAGACTAGCGGAGAAGCCGGGGATTGAATTTAAGGATATAGAACCACCGTTAAGACCACCAGTACTATGTCCGGGATGTCCGCATCGCTCCACAATTTATGCTATTAAAAAAGCAGTCCAGAATTTGAAAATAAAAAAGGAAAATATAATTTATTCAAACGATATAGGTTGCTATACTTTAGCCATGCAGCCACCCTATTATATGGCTGATTACTGTATCTGTATGGGTTCCAGTATTGGAGTTGCCAGCGGATTGAGTAAAGCTACCAAACAAAAGATTGTTTCTTTGATTGGAGATTCAACCTTCTTTCATGCCGGGATTCCGCCCTTGATTAATGCAGTTCATCAGAAAGCAAATATCATGGTGGTAATACTGGATAACCAGATTACTGCTATGACTGGTGGCCAACCGAATCCAAGTATCCCGATAGACGGGTGGGGAGAGGAAGTCCCCGCTATATCCATTGAAGCATTAACCAGAGCTACCGGTGCCGGCTATGTAAGGATTATAAATCCCGAAAATCTAAATAAGGCCGTGGAGGTTTTCAAAGAGGGATTACAGCATGAAGGTGTGTCAGTAATTATTTCACGTTCTCCCTGTATTATGTTAAAGAAGGCAGAAACAGAAAAATTAACCTATCAGGTTAATCAAGAGAAATGTACTCGCTGTCAGATTTGCCTGAAACAGTTTACCTGCCCAGCTCTTTTTAAAAAGGAGGATGGATCAATACATATTAATTATTTGTTATGTACCCAATGTGGTTATTGTATTCAGGTATGTCCACAGAAAGCAATTGAGGTGAAAAAATGA
- a CDS encoding IclR family transcriptional regulator, whose translation MEQSDYFKYPVHSVKYIFSIIELLATGKMEYSLSEIIKETNLSKGVVYRLLGTLKSLGYLAHNPETRKYYLSYKFAKIGISLNERIRILEIIPHMKKLAQEYKEMVNLAVLEQSRVVYLHNIECPHALRLDFKVGTYQPAHCTALGRVLLAYQDDRTISSILKKNRLKSYTAKTVTDPAQFIQILQKIRKEGYSFVSEEYRPGVCCVAAPIFDEHGSIVASLSLSLPTARMSPDILERMVKSLKNYTDKIKLPQMFRT comes from the coding sequence ATGGAACAATCCGATTACTTCAAATATCCGGTTCACTCTGTGAAATATATTTTCTCTATTATTGAATTATTAGCCACTGGTAAAATGGAATATTCTCTCTCTGAGATAATAAAGGAAACCAACCTTTCCAAAGGAGTAGTCTATAGATTATTAGGAACTTTAAAATCCCTGGGATATTTAGCTCATAATCCAGAGACTAGAAAATATTATCTTTCCTACAAATTTGCCAAGATTGGCATTTCTTTAAATGAGCGTATCAGGATCCTGGAAATTATTCCCCACATGAAAAAATTAGCTCAGGAATATAAGGAGATGGTTAACCTGGCAGTTCTGGAACAAAGCAGGGTAGTCTATTTACACAATATTGAATGCCCACATGCCCTAAGACTTGATTTTAAAGTTGGCACTTACCAGCCTGCTCATTGTACTGCTTTAGGTAGAGTACTGTTGGCTTATCAGGATGATAGAACAATTTCCAGTATTTTAAAAAAGAATAGATTAAAATCTTATACTGCAAAGACTGTCACTGATCCAGCTCAATTTATTCAAATCCTCCAAAAAATTCGGAAGGAAGGTTATAGTTTTGTCAGTGAGGAATATCGTCCCGGTGTATGCTGTGTTGCTGCACCCATTTTTGATGAACATGGCAGCATCGTTGCCTCTCTGAGTCTCAGTCTTCCTACTGCTCGTATGAGTCCTGATATATTGGAGAGAATGGTTAAATCTCTTAAAAATTATACTGATAAAATAAAGTTACCACAAATGTTTAGGACCTGA
- a CDS encoding PfkB family carbohydrate kinase has protein sequence MFDFFVIGHISLDENIYLQNEEKNVGGAILYSSSVYSSLDYKVAVLTKLCKTDYDCIQKLNIPEKNIFLVYSPKTTSIRNIYLDESQERRISTALAIAQPFFITEIPKDLKARVIHFASLIYGEYQSELVKFFSGKGKIAVDVQGFLRNVGEDGKLFYKYWMEKEQYLPYIDFLKTDAAEAEFLTGRSNSREAATVLYQWGAKEIIITHHSEVLAYDGFTFCHYPLKPKNLAGRTGRGDTCFSAYLSERLNNDIDRSLLFAVALTSIKLANPGPFRGTRKDVESFMKENY, from the coding sequence ATGTTTGATTTCTTTGTCATAGGCCATATCTCCTTGGATGAAAACATTTATCTCCAGAACGAAGAAAAAAATGTGGGAGGTGCTATCCTATATTCTTCTTCTGTTTATTCCTCTTTAGATTATAAGGTAGCCGTATTAACTAAGTTATGCAAAACTGATTATGATTGTATTCAGAAATTAAATATTCCTGAAAAAAATATTTTTCTCGTCTATTCCCCAAAGACTACTTCTATTAGAAATATCTATCTGGATGAAAGCCAGGAAAGAAGAATAAGTACTGCCCTGGCTATTGCCCAACCCTTTTTCATTACGGAAATCCCCAAAGATTTAAAAGCCAGGGTTATTCATTTTGCCAGTCTTATTTATGGAGAATATCAATCAGAACTGGTTAAATTCTTTTCTGGTAAAGGGAAAATTGCCGTTGATGTGCAGGGATTTTTACGGAATGTTGGAGAGGATGGAAAACTTTTTTATAAATACTGGATGGAAAAAGAACAATATTTACCATACATCGATTTCTTAAAAACTGATGCTGCAGAAGCTGAATTTTTAACCGGTCGGTCAAATTCCAGAGAGGCGGCAACAGTACTTTATCAATGGGGTGCCAAAGAAATTATCATTACTCACCATAGTGAAGTGTTAGCTTATGATGGATTTACTTTCTGTCACTATCCTTTGAAACCAAAAAATTTAGCTGGAAGAACAGGAAGAGGAGATACCTGCTTTTCAGCCTACCTCTCTGAAAGATTGAATAACGACATTGATCGCTCACTCCTTTTTGCGGTAGCCTTAACTTCCATTAAACTGGCTAATCCCGGACCTTTTCGAGGAACCAGAAAAGATGTAGAAAGTTTTATGAAAGAGAATTATTGA
- a CDS encoding HAD hydrolase-like protein — translation MSLPRLTAQQIKEDPEQQLRNFKKTKDFLIAIDTDGCITDNMNGKQMLIFHPHFMEFYQLWGIESYFREVAEYYNLFSVDRGCNRFIAIQLTLKALRKRKDVQEILKQKDINLPDSKPLDDYIKFAEENKLGLGNPSLEEFIDKRPTNFTLYKLLGWSEAVNRTFPYISAKIPPFDGVKECLELMHRVADILVVSKTPYDDLANYWEAQGMAQYVQMIAGQEMGSKGHHIEVAKKAGHYQDDQVLMLGDGNGDLKAVKANNSLFYPISPGYEQESWNNFPKALKCFTQGAYKGEFEDKLLRAFEQVLLTSVSWEKSNYNHISSYREKQEIRKILYQRFNPEGKLLII, via the coding sequence ATGTCACTACCAAGATTGACAGCTCAACAGATTAAAGAAGATCCGGAGCAACAATTAAGAAATTTCAAGAAGACCAAAGACTTTTTAATCGCCATTGATACCGATGGCTGTATTACTGATAATATGAATGGCAAACAAATGTTAATTTTTCATCCCCATTTTATGGAGTTCTATCAATTATGGGGTATTGAATCATATTTTAGAGAAGTGGCAGAATATTATAATCTTTTTTCGGTAGACCGAGGTTGTAACCGCTTTATTGCCATACAGCTCACTCTGAAGGCTTTACGGAAAAGAAAGGATGTGCAGGAAATTTTAAAGCAAAAAGATATTAACCTGCCTGACAGTAAACCATTAGACGACTATATCAAATTTGCTGAAGAGAATAAATTGGGCTTAGGTAATCCCAGTCTGGAAGAATTTATTGACAAGCGCCCTACCAATTTTACCTTATATAAGTTGTTGGGCTGGAGCGAAGCAGTAAATCGCACTTTTCCCTATATTTCAGCCAAAATACCCCCCTTTGATGGGGTAAAGGAATGTCTTGAACTCATGCATAGAGTTGCGGATATTCTGGTAGTATCAAAAACGCCTTACGACGATCTGGCTAATTACTGGGAAGCACAGGGCATGGCCCAATATGTGCAGATGATTGCCGGGCAGGAAATGGGTTCCAAAGGGCATCATATCGAGGTAGCTAAAAAAGCTGGACACTATCAGGATGATCAGGTATTGATGTTAGGAGACGGGAATGGTGATTTAAAAGCAGTAAAAGCGAATAATAGCCTTTTTTATCCGATTTCTCCCGGATATGAGCAGGAATCCTGGAATAATTTCCCGAAAGCATTAAAGTGCTTTACTCAGGGAGCATATAAGGGAGAATTTGAGGATAAACTTTTACGAGCGTTTGAACAAGTATTATTAACTTCAGTATCCTGGGAGAAAAGCAATTATAACCATATTTCTTCTTATAGAGAGAAACAAGAAATTAGAAAGATTCTCTATCAGAGATTTAATCCGGAAGGGAAATTATTGATTATATAG
- a CDS encoding diphosphate--fructose-6-phosphate 1-phosphotransferase — MVKAVIAQSGGPTSVINSTVQGAIDILFQSDRVDRVLGAKMGILGVLQEQLLDISAQDKHQIELLFQTPSAGTLGSCRYKIKSEEDLERIVEVFSKQDVGFFFYCGGNDSMDTAFKVSKVAREHGLDLVCIGMPKTIDNDVGGPLQSDGTFAICDHDPGYGSVARNLAINILEANEESKASYTSDPVLVITVMGRKIGFIPAAARLADPQRKIPLLLFLPEALSKDDSQSNLEFITERVNEKLKEAGRCIIVVGEGVNLGDLSILKDGFGHAQFSASGSTAGNLLINYLNGLDRKDKQGRAKSRLIVPGIARAENPGTRQRRELAYVSEVDREEAYQVGAYSARLALQNQDGYMATIVREAGTSYRVRYDKVPLDVVANAERKFPKEWIAENKSDVTDDFLHWAKHLIGGPLPEFASFKDIFISQKCGKYIPVGYRISNK, encoded by the coding sequence ATGGTGAAAGCAGTTATTGCTCAGTCAGGCGGACCTACCTCTGTAATTAATAGTACTGTTCAAGGAGCGATTGACATACTTTTTCAATCAGATCGGGTGGATCGGGTACTGGGAGCAAAAATGGGAATTTTAGGGGTATTACAGGAGCAGCTTCTTGATATTTCTGCTCAGGATAAACATCAAATTGAGTTATTATTTCAAACCCCTTCAGCAGGCACTCTGGGGAGTTGCCGCTACAAGATAAAAAGTGAAGAGGACCTTGAACGCATTGTAGAAGTCTTCTCCAAACAAGATGTTGGGTTTTTTTTCTATTGCGGTGGAAATGATTCAATGGATACTGCCTTTAAGGTAAGCAAAGTAGCACGGGAACATGGTTTAGATTTAGTATGTATTGGTATGCCCAAAACTATTGACAATGATGTAGGAGGGCCCCTGCAATCCGATGGCACCTTTGCCATCTGTGATCATGATCCAGGATATGGTAGTGTAGCTAGAAATTTAGCAATAAATATTTTAGAGGCAAATGAAGAGAGTAAAGCGAGTTACACCAGCGATCCAGTCCTGGTTATTACCGTTATGGGAAGGAAAATCGGATTTATTCCTGCTGCAGCACGTTTGGCAGATCCACAGCGAAAAATACCTTTACTGTTATTTTTACCAGAAGCTCTTTCTAAGGATGATAGCCAATCTAATTTAGAATTCATTACGGAGAGGGTTAATGAAAAATTAAAGGAAGCTGGTCGCTGTATAATTGTGGTTGGTGAGGGAGTCAATCTTGGTGATCTATCTATATTAAAGGATGGCTTTGGTCATGCTCAATTCAGTGCCAGCGGATCAACGGCAGGTAATTTACTAATAAATTACTTAAACGGCCTGGATAGAAAAGATAAGCAAGGGAGAGCAAAAAGTCGGCTTATTGTGCCAGGCATTGCCCGAGCTGAAAATCCCGGAACAAGACAAAGACGGGAACTAGCCTATGTATCAGAAGTAGACCGGGAAGAAGCCTATCAGGTAGGTGCCTATTCAGCTCGACTGGCATTGCAGAATCAGGATGGCTATATGGCTACTATTGTCAGGGAAGCAGGAACTTCTTATAGGGTAAGATATGATAAAGTCCCCTTAGATGTGGTGGCCAATGCTGAGCGAAAGTTCCCTAAAGAGTGGATTGCTGAAAATAAGAGTGATGTAACTGATGATTTTTTGCACTGGGCTAAGCACTTAATCGGAGGACCATTACCTGAATTTGCCAGCTTTAAAGATATTTTTATTTCCCAAAAATGTGGAAAATATATACCAGTGGGATATAGAATAAGTAACAAGTAA